The DNA segment AAGTGGCGATAAACGAAGCCATTGAGCTCGCTAAAACATTCGGAGGCGATAGAAGCGGGAAGTTTGCAAACGGAGTTCTCGGTTCTGTTTACAAAGAAATGGGGGAGCCGGGCAAAGATGACGGGCCGAGCAGAGTCAAAAAAGCGGACAGAGACATCCCTTTTGATAAAATGCCCATCAAACACCTTGTCGGTTCGGTGGTTTACGGCAAAAAAGACAAGGACATTTATTTGGCTCTCGTACACGACATTTTCGGACACTGGACTCTTTCCAAGGGAAAAGTTCGTGAGAGCGAGGAAATAGAGGCGGCCGCTTTAAGAAAAATAAAAGAAGAACTGGGCATAGGAGCCACGCTCAAAGACCGTCTTGGCGAGAACGAATACGTTGCTTCCGACCCCGAAGAGGGCAAAATACGAAAGCAAGTGATATATTTTCTGGCCGAGGCGGATTTTGAACCGCTGACACTTGGCACATCCGGCGGACTTGACGATGCTCAATGGTTTAGAATTCAGGATATTTTGGAACTTAATTTCTACGGGGACATACTGCCGATAGTTACGAAAGCAATCAACCTTTTATTAAAAAAGTAACACGACACTAATG comes from the bacterium genome and includes:
- the nusB gene encoding transcription antitermination factor NusB gives rise to the protein MANRHLARSIILQTLFEWDFNGSVSLKTGLPKVSPIEILERNIKEFGSGMGGAPFVQVLLKGIVEKKTILDEIIAKAAPDWPIDKISIVDRNVLRIGLYELLFSDKGEVPAKVAINEAIELAKTFGGDRSGKFANGVLGSVYKEMGEPGKDDGPSRVKKADRDIPFDKMPIKHLVGSVVYGKKDKDIYLALVHDIFGHWTLSKGKVRESEEIEAAALRKIKEELGIGATLKDRLGENEYVASDPEEGKIRKQVIYFLAEADFEPLTLGTSGGLDDAQWFRIQDILELNFYGDILPIVTKAINLLLKK